A stretch of Chitinophagaceae bacterium DNA encodes these proteins:
- a CDS encoding CRTAC1 family protein, with amino-acid sequence MKSCCEPDSTILISTVRQTEGTLKMVRILDSINKHANPEDFYVMNTQRAEIFRQKLIAEQDPAKRLNYYFQYSNECLNAGNTDEAIGVMSQVINALKLTWETLNTDNKSLLDLLAISYMRKGELENCAANHNAHSCIIPIQGNGIHKLPYGSQNAIEIYKMILTKFPDDLQSRYLLNIAYMTLGKYPDSVPRQWLIESEIFKQNVTGNIVFKDVGGKKGVDMNGISGGCVVEDLDNDGLLDIMASSYGLSDQVRYMRQQKDGSFKTETLSSGLVGITGGLNLVHADFNNDGFADFAILRGGWWGKNAKFPLSLIKNNGNNSFEDVTIESGLYSPYPTQTAAWGDFNNDGWIDLFVAHENYPCQLFINNKGKFKDIAPKLGLNITTFAKGCVWGDINNDGFPDLYLSALGAPNKLWLNKPGANPGERIFEDISRSAGVEEPLYSFPTWFFDFDNDGWLDLFVSGYDTRRFSQVGGDAACDMLGMPPLGELPRLYHNNGNNTFTDVSAAYGVNHVNYAMGCNFGDIDNDGWLDYYLGTGAPEYTSIVPNKLYRNIGGKKFEDITYATNTGHIQKGHAVAFADIDNDGDRDIYEVMGGAVEGDRFRNVLFENSSATGNHWVQLKLEGTNSNKAAIGARVRIKVKMLDGGSQNFYHTVCTGGSFGSSPLRIEAGLGKATAIEEIEIRWPNTKQSVEVITNVSMDTLVKIKEKQ; translated from the coding sequence ATGAAAAGCTGTTGTGAACCCGACAGTACCATCCTCATTTCAACGGTCAGGCAAACAGAAGGCACTTTGAAGATGGTTCGGATCCTGGACAGCATCAACAAACACGCCAACCCCGAGGATTTTTACGTGATGAATACCCAGCGGGCTGAGATTTTCCGGCAAAAACTGATTGCAGAACAGGATCCTGCTAAACGGCTCAATTACTATTTTCAATACAGCAACGAATGCCTGAATGCCGGTAATACCGATGAGGCGATCGGCGTAATGAGCCAGGTGATCAATGCGCTGAAACTGACCTGGGAAACACTGAACACGGATAACAAGTCATTGTTAGACCTGCTCGCCATCTCCTACATGCGCAAGGGCGAACTGGAAAACTGTGCAGCCAACCACAATGCGCATAGCTGTATCATCCCCATACAGGGTAATGGAATTCATAAACTCCCGTATGGTTCGCAAAATGCCATCGAAATTTACAAGATGATACTCACTAAATTTCCCGATGACCTGCAATCGAGATATTTATTGAACATCGCCTACATGACACTGGGAAAATATCCTGATTCAGTTCCCAGGCAATGGCTGATCGAATCGGAAATATTTAAACAGAATGTCACCGGTAATATCGTTTTTAAAGACGTAGGTGGGAAAAAAGGAGTTGATATGAATGGTATATCCGGTGGCTGTGTAGTGGAAGACCTGGACAACGATGGTTTACTGGATATCATGGCTTCTTCCTATGGCCTCAGCGACCAGGTACGGTATATGCGCCAGCAAAAGGATGGCAGTTTCAAAACTGAAACACTTTCATCGGGTCTCGTTGGTATAACCGGCGGACTTAATCTTGTTCATGCAGATTTTAACAATGATGGTTTTGCTGATTTTGCAATACTGAGAGGTGGCTGGTGGGGGAAGAATGCAAAATTCCCTTTGTCGCTCATTAAAAATAACGGTAACAATAGTTTCGAAGATGTGACCATTGAATCGGGGCTTTATTCGCCTTATCCTACCCAAACTGCTGCCTGGGGAGATTTTAATAACGACGGATGGATCGATCTTTTTGTCGCACATGAGAATTATCCCTGCCAGTTATTCATCAACAATAAAGGGAAGTTCAAAGACATAGCGCCAAAACTGGGTTTAAACATCACCACGTTTGCAAAAGGCTGTGTATGGGGCGATATCAACAATGATGGCTTTCCCGACCTTTATCTTTCTGCGTTGGGCGCCCCCAATAAATTATGGCTGAACAAACCGGGTGCAAATCCCGGCGAAAGAATATTTGAAGACATTTCCAGGTCAGCCGGGGTGGAAGAACCATTATACAGTTTCCCCACCTGGTTCTTTGATTTTGATAATGACGGCTGGCTTGATCTTTTTGTTTCCGGCTATGATACCCGTCGTTTTTCACAAGTGGGCGGAGATGCTGCCTGTGATATGCTCGGTATGCCACCGCTGGGGGAATTACCAAGATTATATCATAACAATGGCAACAATACATTTACCGATGTGAGCGCCGCTTATGGTGTCAATCACGTGAACTATGCCATGGGTTGTAATTTTGGTGATATTGACAACGACGGCTGGCTTGATTATTATTTAGGCACCGGCGCCCCGGAATATACCAGCATCGTTCCCAATAAACTTTATCGCAACATTGGTGGTAAGAAATTTGAAGACATTACCTATGCCACCAATACCGGCCATATCCAAAAAGGGCATGCCGTGGCATTTGCTGATATTGATAACGACGGCGACCGGGATATTTATGAAGTAATGGGTGGCGCCGTGGAAGGTGACCGTTTCCGGAATGTACTGTTTGAGAACAGTTCGGCAACCGGCAATCACTGGGTACAGTTAAAACTCGAAGGGACCAATTCAAACAAAGCAGCTATTGGTGCAAGGGTGAGGATCAAAGTAAAAATGCTGGACGGGGGTTCACAGAACTTTTATCATACCGTTTGTACAGGTGGAAGTTTCGGCTCCAGTCCATTGCGCATTGAAGCCGGCCTGGGTAAAGCAACAGCCATTGAAGAGATAGAGATCAGGTGGCCGAATACAAAGCAGAGCGTTGAGGTCATTACGAATGTTTCAATGGATACGCTGGTGAAGATCAAAGAAAAGCAGTAA
- the acs gene encoding acetate--CoA ligase: MSYPFQIRSFEEYHEHYKKSVEDPEGFWASVAENFHWRKKWDRVLDWNFTEPKVEWFRGARLNITENCIDRHLKTMADKPAIIWEPNNPEDRVRVVTYARLHKRVCQVAQMLVNNGVKKGDRVCIYMGMVPELAYAVLGCARIGAIHSVIFGGFSAQSIADRLDDAQAGFIITCDGAYRGGKDIPLKAVIDDALIGNKTVKRVIVYTRTRTPVSMIKGRDVWWEDEMEYAETQIEKDGVVSFPAEEMDAEDPLFILYTSGSTGKPKGVVHSCAGYMVWTTYTFVNVFQYKPGDIHFCTADIGWITGHSYIVYGPLSAGATSLMFEGIPTWPDAGRFWDIVDRHKVNILYTAPTAIRSLMSYGLDPLKGKDLSSLRILGTVGEPINEEAWHWYDENIGRKKCPIVDTWWQTETGGCLISNFAGITPAKPSWATLPMPGIQPILVDENGNEITEKDENGLWKGNLCIKAPWPAILRTTYGDHERCRTNYFATYPGLYFTGDGALKDGDGNYRITGRVDDVLNVSGHRIGTAEVENAINMHAGVVESAVVGYPHDVKGQGIYAYVIFNGHHGDEASRKQDILQTVTRVIGPIAKPDKIQFVSGLPKTRSGKIMRRILRKIAEGEIQNLGDTTTLLDPAVVDEIKNNRL; the protein is encoded by the coding sequence ATGTCATACCCTTTCCAGATACGATCATTCGAGGAATACCATGAACACTATAAAAAAAGTGTGGAAGACCCGGAAGGATTCTGGGCTTCTGTTGCAGAAAATTTCCACTGGAGAAAGAAGTGGGACCGTGTACTGGACTGGAACTTTACCGAACCCAAAGTAGAATGGTTCCGCGGCGCCAGGCTCAACATCACTGAAAACTGTATTGACCGCCATTTAAAGACAATGGCCGATAAACCCGCCATCATCTGGGAACCCAATAACCCGGAAGACAGGGTGCGGGTGGTTACCTATGCCAGGTTGCACAAGCGGGTTTGCCAGGTGGCACAAATGCTTGTCAATAACGGCGTAAAAAAAGGCGACCGTGTTTGTATTTACATGGGCATGGTTCCTGAACTGGCCTATGCGGTGTTGGGTTGTGCACGGATCGGCGCCATACACAGTGTGATCTTCGGGGGCTTCAGCGCACAGAGCATTGCCGACCGGCTGGATGATGCACAGGCGGGATTCATCATTACCTGCGACGGCGCTTACCGGGGCGGAAAAGATATTCCATTAAAGGCCGTGATCGATGATGCATTGATCGGCAACAAAACAGTGAAACGGGTGATCGTTTATACAAGAACAAGAACGCCGGTGAGTATGATCAAAGGACGTGACGTGTGGTGGGAAGACGAGATGGAGTATGCCGAAACACAGATCGAAAAGGACGGGGTGGTCTCTTTTCCTGCCGAAGAGATGGATGCGGAAGACCCGTTGTTCATATTATATACCTCCGGCAGCACGGGCAAACCAAAAGGCGTGGTGCATAGTTGCGCCGGTTATATGGTTTGGACGACCTACACGTTTGTAAATGTTTTCCAGTACAAGCCGGGTGATATACATTTCTGCACGGCTGACATAGGCTGGATAACCGGTCACAGCTATATTGTTTATGGCCCGTTGAGTGCGGGTGCCACCAGCCTGATGTTTGAAGGGATCCCTACCTGGCCGGATGCCGGAAGGTTCTGGGATATTGTTGACAGGCACAAAGTGAATATTTTATACACGGCGCCAACAGCCATCAGGAGCCTGATGAGTTATGGCCTGGATCCATTGAAAGGCAAGGACCTTTCTTCTTTAAGAATACTGGGCACCGTGGGCGAACCCATCAATGAAGAAGCATGGCATTGGTATGATGAGAACATCGGCAGGAAAAAATGCCCGATCGTGGATACCTGGTGGCAGACAGAGACCGGTGGCTGCCTGATCTCCAACTTTGCAGGTATCACCCCTGCAAAACCTTCCTGGGCAACCTTGCCCATGCCGGGCATTCAACCCATATTGGTGGATGAGAACGGAAACGAGATAACAGAAAAAGATGAGAACGGGCTTTGGAAAGGCAATCTCTGTATCAAAGCGCCCTGGCCTGCTATTTTGAGAACCACCTACGGTGATCATGAACGTTGCCGCACCAATTATTTTGCAACCTACCCGGGGTTATATTTTACCGGCGATGGCGCTTTGAAAGATGGCGATGGTAATTACCGGATCACCGGCCGGGTGGATGATGTACTGAATGTAAGCGGCCACCGCATCGGCACTGCCGAAGTGGAGAATGCGATCAACATGCACGCCGGCGTGGTAGAAAGTGCCGTAGTAGGTTACCCGCATGATGTAAAGGGACAGGGTATTTATGCCTATGTCATCTTCAACGGGCATCATGGAGATGAAGCTTCCCGTAAACAGGATATACTTCAAACAGTAACCCGTGTCATCGGCCCGATTGCAAAGCCCGATAAGATACAATTCGTAAGCGGGCTGCCTAAGACAAGAAGCGGCAAGATCATGCGGCGTATTTTAAGGAAGATCGCTGAAGGCGAAATACAGAATTTAGGAGATACTACAACACTGCTTGATCCGGCTGTAGTAGACGAAATTAAAAACAACAGGTTATAG
- a CDS encoding MFS transporter: MTTVPVKGIGKIIFSSSLGTLIEWYDFYIFGMLARTISVQFFPEGNETAALLSTLAIFAAGFLVRPFGALVFGRLGDLVGRKYTFLLTLVLMGGSTFLIGLVPSYKAIGMAAPLLVLLLRLIQGLALGGEYGGAATYVAEHSPESKRGYYTSWIQTTATLGLFVALGIIMLVKSNMSDAAFTAEWGGWRYPFWISILLVGVSIYIRLKMKESPMYAALKEEGTTSVNPIRESFGHKANFKMVLLALFGAVMGQGVIWYTGQFYAQSFLENTVKLEFMQNREILLWAIGLATPFFLFFGWLSDKLGRKWIMLTGMLLGVIFYRPIFNGFLKDTNINTRLSTIQPGFDKIKTAQTPAVTDTVSKNGFTTYVTHSNTSYALPDGTGYTEKRADTLLSASGGLENKLKQDLKPSYSDIILPAPLKWKFILLVWVMIIFVTMAYGPIAAFLVEMFPTKIRYTSMSLPYHIGNGVFGGLVPFIATLLSTTFVNDPLVGLWYPIGVAALCFIIGALYLSNKIDEDVND; the protein is encoded by the coding sequence ATGACTACTGTACCGGTTAAAGGAATTGGTAAAATAATTTTTTCGTCCTCCCTGGGCACGTTGATCGAGTGGTACGACTTTTACATTTTTGGTATGCTGGCCAGGACCATCTCGGTGCAGTTCTTCCCTGAAGGGAATGAAACAGCAGCCCTGTTAAGTACCCTGGCCATTTTCGCAGCCGGCTTCCTGGTGCGTCCTTTTGGGGCATTGGTGTTTGGAAGACTGGGCGACCTGGTTGGAAGAAAATATACTTTCCTGCTCACCCTTGTACTGATGGGGGGCTCTACTTTCCTGATCGGGCTGGTGCCTTCGTATAAAGCCATTGGCATGGCCGCCCCATTATTGGTCTTGCTGCTTCGTTTGATACAGGGCCTGGCCCTCGGCGGCGAATACGGAGGCGCAGCAACCTATGTGGCCGAACATTCGCCTGAGAGCAAACGGGGTTATTATACCAGCTGGATACAGACCACGGCCACGCTGGGTTTATTTGTGGCGCTTGGGATCATCATGCTGGTGAAATCGAATATGAGTGATGCGGCGTTCACGGCAGAGTGGGGCGGATGGCGTTATCCTTTCTGGATATCCATTTTACTGGTAGGTGTCTCCATCTATATCCGTTTAAAGATGAAGGAGTCGCCGATGTATGCGGCACTCAAAGAAGAAGGAACCACATCGGTGAACCCCATCAGGGAAAGTTTTGGCCACAAAGCAAATTTTAAGATGGTATTACTGGCCCTGTTTGGTGCGGTAATGGGACAGGGGGTTATCTGGTACACCGGACAATTCTATGCACAGTCTTTTTTAGAGAATACCGTGAAACTGGAGTTCATGCAGAACCGGGAGATACTATTGTGGGCGATCGGGCTGGCAACTCCTTTCTTTTTATTCTTTGGCTGGCTGAGTGATAAGCTGGGAAGGAAGTGGATCATGCTCACAGGCATGTTGCTGGGGGTTATCTTTTACCGGCCGATATTCAATGGTTTTTTAAAAGACACCAATATAAATACCCGTTTATCAACTATCCAACCCGGGTTTGATAAGATTAAAACGGCACAAACGCCTGCAGTAACAGATACGGTAAGTAAAAATGGCTTCACAACATATGTCACACACAGCAATACCAGTTATGCTTTGCCGGATGGGACCGGGTATACAGAGAAAAGAGCCGATACGCTGCTTAGTGCTTCCGGCGGACTGGAAAATAAGCTGAAGCAGGATCTAAAGCCATCTTATTCCGATATTATACTTCCTGCACCTCTTAAATGGAAATTCATTCTTCTCGTATGGGTGATGATCATTTTTGTTACCATGGCCTATGGCCCCATTGCGGCATTTTTGGTGGAGATGTTCCCAACAAAGATCCGTTACACGTCCATGAGCCTGCCCTATCATATCGGTAACGGGGTGTTTGGCGGTTTGGTACCGTTCATTGCTACGTTGTTATCCACCACCTTTGTTAATGATCCCCTGGTGGGGCTATGGTACCCGATCGGTGTAGCGGCACTGTGTTTTATTATCGGCGCCTTGTATCTTTCTAATAAGATCGATGAAGACGTAAACGATTAA
- a CDS encoding ATP-binding cassette domain-containing protein — protein sequence MPTIQNPVTRILNLVKLEKEEITSVYFYAILKGLIQLSLPLGVQTIIGFVLGASMRASLVVLIILVVAGVLAAGLMKVNQMKIIEKIQQKLFVRYSFAFAEHIPKLDLKQTDSYYLPELVNRFFDIPVLQKSLSKILLDVPTASIQILFGLILLSFYHPAFILFGFILVVLLWLILRYTGNQGLQTSIEESNYKYRVAAWLEEMARVIKSIKLAKTNDLHLQKTDDQVTGYLEARNSHFRILLLQYNVLVIFKTIITAAMLVVGTLLLVNQQLNIGQFIAAEIIILLVLNSVEKLIMTLGSVYDTLTSVEKIASLTEKPVEQNGNVVLHETNNGLGLEMKNLSFSYDDETEVLHNISLKVNPGEKVCIKGKGSSGKSTLLRVMAGAYTGFTGNFLLNGLSVGNYDLSSLRSQTGVLLNQQDIFYGTLWENIALGNPAIRMESVTDFAARTGLNEFINTLKNGYDTILDPTGKRLPRSVIHKILLIRALVGKPGLLLLEEPWLNSENEHRSQIIQLLTEIKNTTMVVVTNDEEFANLCDTIITLEEGTARITYTKIK from the coding sequence ATGCCAACAATACAAAATCCTGTTACCAGGATATTGAACCTGGTTAAGCTGGAGAAGGAAGAAATAACCAGTGTTTATTTCTATGCCATCCTGAAAGGATTGATACAACTCTCATTGCCCCTGGGTGTACAGACCATTATCGGCTTTGTGCTGGGAGCATCCATGCGGGCTTCACTGGTTGTGCTGATCATATTGGTGGTGGCCGGCGTACTGGCTGCCGGCCTGATGAAAGTGAACCAGATGAAGATCATTGAAAAGATCCAGCAAAAATTATTTGTCCGGTATTCCTTTGCCTTTGCTGAACATATTCCAAAACTTGACCTGAAACAGACCGACAGCTATTACCTGCCCGAACTGGTAAACCGTTTTTTTGACATCCCGGTATTACAGAAAAGCCTGTCCAAGATTTTGCTGGACGTGCCTACGGCAAGTATCCAGATATTATTCGGCCTGATCCTGTTGTCGTTTTACCATCCTGCCTTTATCCTTTTTGGTTTTATCCTCGTTGTTTTATTGTGGCTGATCCTGCGTTATACCGGTAACCAGGGGTTGCAAACCAGTATTGAAGAAAGCAACTATAAATACCGGGTGGCTGCCTGGCTTGAAGAAATGGCCCGGGTCATTAAATCGATCAAGCTGGCAAAGACAAACGATCTGCACCTGCAGAAGACGGACGACCAGGTGACCGGCTACCTGGAGGCCCGTAACAGTCACTTCAGGATACTGCTGCTGCAATACAATGTACTCGTTATATTCAAAACAATTATTACTGCTGCTATGCTGGTAGTGGGTACGCTGTTACTGGTAAACCAGCAACTGAATATCGGCCAGTTCATTGCAGCAGAGATCATCATATTGCTGGTGTTGAATTCCGTGGAAAAACTGATCATGACCCTGGGCAGTGTGTACGACACGCTCACATCGGTGGAAAAGATAGCAAGCCTTACTGAAAAACCTGTAGAACAGAACGGTAACGTAGTGTTGCATGAAACCAATAATGGACTCGGCCTGGAAATGAAAAACCTCAGTTTCAGTTATGATGACGAAACAGAGGTCCTGCATAATATTTCCTTGAAGGTAAATCCCGGTGAAAAGGTTTGCATAAAGGGGAAAGGCAGTTCAGGCAAATCGACACTGCTGCGGGTAATGGCAGGCGCGTATACCGGCTTTACCGGAAATTTTTTACTGAATGGTTTGTCAGTTGGTAATTATGATCTGTCTTCTCTCCGTTCACAGACGGGGGTGCTTTTGAATCAACAGGATATTTTTTACGGCACATTGTGGGAAAACATTGCACTGGGTAACCCGGCGATCCGCATGGAATCCGTAACGGATTTTGCAGCCAGGACCGGGCTCAATGAATTTATCAATACGCTGAAGAACGGCTACGATACCATACTTGATCCTACAGGAAAGCGACTGCCACGGAGCGTGATCCATAAGATATTATTGATAAGGGCCCTGGTTGGTAAACCCGGCCTTTTATTGCTGGAGGAACCCTGGCTGAATTCTGAGAACGAACATCGCAGCCAGATCATTCAGCTGCTGACGGAAATAAAAAACACGACGATGGTAGTGGTAACCAATGATGAAGAGTTTGCAAACCTGTGTGATACGATCATTACACTGGAAGAAGGGACAGCCCGGATCACTTACACTAAAATAAAATAA
- a CDS encoding HlyD family efflux transporter periplasmic adaptor subunit encodes MDYNKLRSSRHIYLHDTRSRIKLWFFICILVFFIFLFLPWTQNIRAKGVVTTLYQDQRPQQVNTIIGGRVMKWYIKEGDYVKAGDTLVQLSEVKVDYLDPNLLQRTKEQLAGKQLSVEYYKNKVGVTRQQIGAMNSGLELKLDQMQNKISQIRLKVQADSAELVAANNDYLITAKQYNRQKAMYDSGLVSLTQLEIRNQQYQNALAKKISSENKLANSKQDLTIASIEMSSLQQENIEKVSKAQGEQYQSLTQIATGQADIAKLENQFASYSIRNGMYYLMASQSGQVVKAQKAGIGEFVKDGDMIAEIVPDKIQYAVEMFVQPLDLPLVAPGQKVRFFFDGFPAIVFSGWPKASSGTFGGEVVAVESNVSVNGKFRVLVKEDPDDRPWPKELKIGVGTQGIALLKDVPVWYELWRNINGFPPDYYKQNESRKKDLK; translated from the coding sequence ATGGACTACAATAAATTAAGATCAAGCAGGCATATTTACCTGCACGATACCAGGAGCCGTATCAAGCTGTGGTTCTTCATTTGCATACTGGTATTCTTTATTTTCCTGTTTCTTCCGTGGACACAGAATATCCGGGCTAAAGGTGTTGTAACCACCCTTTACCAGGACCAACGGCCACAACAGGTGAATACGATCATCGGTGGCCGGGTAATGAAATGGTATATCAAGGAAGGAGATTATGTGAAAGCGGGGGATACACTCGTACAATTATCCGAGGTGAAGGTCGATTACCTTGATCCAAACCTGTTGCAGCGAACGAAAGAACAACTGGCTGGTAAACAATTATCGGTTGAGTATTATAAGAACAAGGTAGGAGTTACCAGGCAGCAGATCGGGGCCATGAACTCCGGTCTGGAATTGAAACTAGACCAGATGCAGAATAAGATCAGCCAGATCCGGTTGAAAGTTCAGGCCGACAGTGCCGAACTTGTTGCGGCCAATAATGATTACCTGATCACTGCAAAACAATACAACCGCCAGAAAGCCATGTACGACAGCGGGCTTGTGTCGCTGACACAACTGGAGATACGTAACCAGCAGTACCAGAATGCCCTGGCGAAAAAGATCAGTTCCGAAAATAAACTGGCCAACAGCAAACAGGATCTTACCATCGCAAGCATTGAAATGAGTTCCCTGCAGCAGGAGAATATTGAAAAGGTTTCCAAGGCACAGGGAGAGCAATACCAGTCACTCACCCAGATCGCTACCGGACAGGCGGATATTGCAAAGCTGGAAAATCAGTTTGCCAGTTATAGCATACGAAACGGAATGTATTATTTAATGGCATCACAAAGCGGCCAGGTGGTAAAGGCACAAAAGGCCGGGATAGGTGAGTTTGTAAAAGACGGAGACATGATCGCAGAGATCGTACCGGATAAGATCCAATATGCAGTGGAAATGTTCGTGCAGCCACTCGACCTGCCCCTGGTGGCACCCGGGCAGAAAGTACGGTTTTTCTTTGATGGTTTTCCTGCCATTGTTTTCAGTGGCTGGCCCAAAGCATCCTCGGGCACATTTGGAGGCGAAGTGGTGGCCGTGGAAAGCAATGTAAGTGTGAATGGGAAATTCAGGGTACTGGTCAAGGAAGATCCAGACGACAGGCCATGGCCCAAAGAACTAAAGATAGGGGTAGGTACCCAGGGCATTGCCTTATTAAAGGATGTACCGGTGTGGTATGAACTGTGGCGGAATATCAATGGCTTTCCGCCGGACTATTACAAACAAAATGAATCAAGAAAAAAAGATCTAAAATGA
- a CDS encoding TolC family protein, protein MPVAAVAQDPPKKLSAQQVMEIVKQFHPVAKQADIFVEKAKADVITARGMFDPVLKNETAQKTFDGTGYYYYNRPELNIPTWFGIEVSAGIEYLSGDRTDPVETKGESSYIGISVPLAKNLLMDKRRAALQTAKIFRSASEAEKRIMLNDLLLDAMNSYWNWVKQYQVYKIMTDAVSVNEKRMALVRTAYLLGDRPAIDTTEALAQLQHFELLKNQAWLEFQNAGLELSIFLWKPDTTPYDLENNITPGDDLQEPGILDFGEPELFALLDAARKNHPELVIYNFKLDVLGVEKKLKFQELLPTVNFRYNQLGKGYDVLKTVTGPMFENNFQYGLSIGIPLRLSQGRGEYKKAKLKITETKLQQSQKMLQVENKIKSYFNELVALKIQLQLQERAWKNYLLLQRGEETRFQAGESSLFLINTRENKTLEALQKLMELKAKYYKTAIFLQWAAGVLT, encoded by the coding sequence ATGCCTGTGGCTGCTGTTGCACAGGATCCGCCAAAGAAATTGTCAGCACAACAGGTAATGGAAATTGTAAAACAATTTCACCCGGTGGCAAAGCAGGCAGATATTTTTGTTGAAAAAGCAAAAGCCGATGTAATTACCGCCCGGGGTATGTTTGATCCCGTTTTAAAAAATGAAACTGCTCAAAAGACCTTTGACGGCACCGGTTATTACTATTACAACCGCCCGGAACTGAATATACCCACCTGGTTTGGAATAGAAGTGTCTGCCGGGATTGAATATTTATCCGGTGACCGTACCGACCCCGTGGAAACAAAGGGAGAGTCCAGTTACATAGGTATAAGTGTGCCCCTGGCAAAGAACCTGTTGATGGATAAAAGGAGGGCCGCCCTGCAAACAGCGAAAATTTTCCGTTCAGCATCCGAAGCAGAGAAAAGGATCATGTTGAATGATCTTCTGCTGGACGCAATGAACAGTTACTGGAACTGGGTAAAGCAATACCAGGTATATAAAATAATGACGGATGCTGTATCCGTGAATGAAAAGAGAATGGCATTGGTCCGCACGGCTTATTTACTTGGTGACCGTCCGGCCATAGATACCACGGAAGCATTGGCACAATTACAGCATTTTGAATTATTAAAAAACCAGGCCTGGTTAGAATTTCAGAATGCAGGGCTGGAACTGTCGATCTTTCTTTGGAAACCCGATACGACGCCGTATGATTTAGAGAATAACATCACGCCTGGAGATGATCTGCAGGAACCGGGTATCCTGGATTTTGGCGAGCCCGAACTGTTTGCTTTACTTGATGCTGCCCGGAAAAATCACCCGGAGCTGGTGATCTATAATTTTAAACTGGATGTGCTGGGTGTTGAGAAAAAACTGAAATTCCAGGAGTTGCTACCAACAGTGAACTTCCGTTACAACCAACTGGGTAAGGGGTATGATGTTTTAAAAACTGTAACCGGGCCCATGTTTGAAAATAATTTTCAGTATGGATTATCAATCGGTATCCCTTTGCGGTTATCCCAGGGCCGGGGGGAATATAAAAAAGCGAAACTTAAGATAACCGAGACCAAATTGCAGCAAAGTCAAAAAATGTTGCAGGTGGAAAATAAAATAAAAAGTTATTTCAATGAACTGGTTGCCTTAAAAATCCAGCTGCAATTACAGGAAAGGGCCTGGAAAAATTACCTGCTACTCCAGCGGGGAGAGGAGACCAGGTTTCAGGCTGGAGAGAGTTCTTTATTCCTTATTAATACAAGGGAGAATAAAACATTGGAAGCACTGCAGAAACTGATGGAATTGAAGGCAAAGTACTACAAAACCGCAATTTTCCTGCAATGGGCTGCCGGTGTATTGACTTAA
- a CDS encoding zf-TFIIB domain-containing protein produces MKCPNCEEFLVMTERQGIEIDYCPKCRGVWLDRGELDKIIEKSVSAESSSNSNYPISGKGKQDDYYNRDDWSSDRNKEYKKNYNKSKGSFLSDLFD; encoded by the coding sequence ATGAAATGCCCCAATTGTGAAGAATTTTTAGTCATGACCGAAAGACAGGGAATTGAAATTGACTATTGTCCTAAATGCCGTGGTGTATGGTTAGACAGAGGTGAGCTTGATAAGATAATTGAGAAGTCAGTTTCAGCTGAATCATCATCTAATAGTAATTATCCAATTTCCGGGAAAGGTAAACAGGATGACTATTATAACCGTGATGACTGGTCATCTGACCGAAATAAAGAGTATAAGAAAAATTACAATAAAAGTAAAGGTAGTTTTTTGAGCGATCTTTTTGATTGA